From the Argentina anserina chromosome 3, drPotAnse1.1, whole genome shotgun sequence genome, the window AATTGGGTTTCCCTTTTCAGCTCATATAGATATGTTTGGTATTAGCAATCTGTAGTTCTTCTATTATTTTTCGGTTTGGTTCCTTAATTTTGATAAACCCTAATATATTGATCAAAATGGCTTTCTTTTTAAATGAGGTTTTGTGTTCTTATATGGTTGCTGAGAAACTTTGATAGTTTATGAAGAACTGAAATTGTTATATTGGGTTTAGAGTCCCATGTGATTTGTTTGTTTATATAAAAGCTTATTGTTACATGTCAGTTGTAAATTCCTCAATTTTTTTCCCTTTCTGCACTTTCAGTAAGCAATCATGGTAATAGTTACCGCATTTGGTTTAAATCTTCTCTGCGATTACTGTGTCTTTACTCTTTAACTACATTGTAAATTTATTTGTGTATGTGCTTCGCTTCTGTTGTATAATTGAATTCAGCTTAGAGTTTGTTGTCATTTTATTAAAACTGGTGGTTTCATTAGGCTCACTTATGGACTGGACTACAAAGGAAATGTGTGCGGTGACAAGCATGCACATCCAGGTCTTCAGGAACTGGAACTCAAATACTGGTTAAACCCAAACCAAGTATACTTGAGTGGTCTAAAAGACAATCAATTCAAGTTGGAAGATGCCCGGAGTATATGCCTATTGGATTGCCCCACCCCTTCTGACGATACACTGAATTGGGTGTGTGATTACCCTGACGGAGACATACGTCTCTCAACGAATGATTGGATTGAACGGAACTATGATTATTTTGAGTTCCTTACACCTGAAATGCGAAATGCCTCTCTTCAACTTCAGGGTCCTTGTTACCCTGTCATATTTCCAAGTGTAAACGGTGAGTCAATTCAGTTCTGCTGCAGGTTATATCATATATCTGTTCTCAATTGTGTCCCATTTACAAATTTGATGGTTGGTGATATATTTCTGTCACCGGAAGATAGCTGAGGTCTAAATTTAGTCCGCCTTTGTTTTCATTATCAAATATATGCATCATACTGAACCTGTTCTTTTTTGCAGTCTATTGGACCTGCCAATTTATCGCTCGTCCATCAAACAGTTCATTGAAGCATTGGCAGCAAATGGGTGGAGTGAATATTAATGAGGACATTGTTATTGACAAATCTATTCACAAGTCCATCAATTCTCGGTCAGCTGTCTTGAAGGTTGAGCACTGTTTCTTACTACTTTGTACTTCTTTACAGCAAGCAGGCTTGTGCCATTTGTGAAAATTTATAACTTCTTATTGTCTCAATCACTTTGCATTTGGTTTTCCTAGAAATTTGCTACTCCTTTTCAGAGAAATATAATTTATGGGCCAGAACTTTTATAGACCATAGAGAGTCATCATTCATGGAGTTGTAATTAGGTGCCTTAGTCTAAGCCTGCtttaaaaacacaaaagaaCCTGTAATTTTTCTAGTTATATAAGTTTGTCTGACACATGGTAAATATCCTATCTCAAAATTATTAAGTTGTATTTCCTCATACAGTGAGCCTAGTTACCAGCCAATTGAATCAACTGGGCAACAAGAGTTCTTCGTCAgtcttcattttcttaaaaattcCCAATCTATAAGTGGATGCCTGCTGAAGCTGGAGGCAGTTATTTGACAGATAAATCTTCACATTAGTCTTCGAGTGCTGCCAAAACTATGACCCTATATGGATGTCTCTTTCCCTTCCCTTCCCTTCCCTTTACCGCCCTTTACCGCCTTAGGGCTATTGTAACTATGCTTGGTGCATTTCCTTGAGCTCTAAGTTTCATTGCTTTCTTCGTATTTGCAGAGATACATGGCTGATATTGGAAAGTCATGGCCAGTGCTGCTTGTTTGTGGAGGAATTTTGCCACTGGCTTTGTCAGTGATTTGGCTGCTTCTGATTCGTTATTTTGTTGCTGCCATGCCTTGGATAACAGTGGTGCTCTTCAATATACTCATAATATCAGTCACAATGTTTTACTACTTGAAAGGTCAGGAGCTATTTTGTagtcaccatatctactgtatcaatTGGTAGTTTGTTAATATCATTGATAGAGCTTGTTTGGGCTTCTGTTGTTGGTTCACCTGATGTCACTGGCCCTTCACTCCTAGTTCATACAACTTTAATCATCTTCTGATGTGTGTCAAATAGTACATCCTTTATTTTTTATCTCTCATAGGAGAAGGGGGTATAAACAGGAGTAATCGGAATTGTGTTTAACTTTATCTCCTAAAAGTTGTATCCTGCAAGGCTATctttttcctctctttttttgtgGAGCATGGTTGTTGGCTTTCTTGCTTCTCATCTTTAGCACCAGCACtttatttttactatttattATTTGATACTCTAACTTGTATAATTGTATGTTTGTGTGTGTCAACAATGTTCAACAAcagtagttctgatttttcttttttgcttgGTGATAGCTGGATGGATAGGAAATGATGCCATCTCCCCAATCATTGGTGAGCACGATCCGTACATTCGCATAATTGGAAGGGTGTGTACCTTCATTTACGATAATCTTCAAACTTTAAAGCTAGTGGATAGCACTGTCCTTTCGTTTTAGTTAGTTTGTATTTTTGTTCTCTAATTAAATGTTTCCAATCTTTCAGGAGTTACATCATCTCCGTGCTGTTGCAGTTCTCATGACCTTTATTATGGTTGTTTCTGTTCTTACATCAATTGCTATAGTCCGCCGCATCCTTATGGCAACATCTGTCCTTAAGGCAAGTATGCTTTCTAATTAATTtgttgaattgatgatgatgcaTGAGATCTGAGACCTCTTGGTTCTCAATTTCTCTATAGAAAGAAGTCAATAATCCAATTAATTTGGGTTGTGCCAAAGTTGTAGATTTATGATTATTTGAAAGCCAAAGCTATCAACCAGCTTGTAATCTAGTGTTATTTCTCTTCCACTTATCGGAGAAGGTCCGAAGTGGTCACCCTTCAATAATGATAATAAGACAAGACTTTCAGAAAAAGTGTTTCTCATAAGGTAAAATGATGATGTTCGATTTGTTAAGAATTATCTTTGAACTTAATTTCTGTTTTCCCCTCAGGTTTTCAATTTTATGAATGGGAAGAAACATACGTAGTAGAAAAAGATCTGATAAACAGGAAGAATAGACATGATTGCAATATAGTCAGAGAGTGATTTGGACTAATAAAGTCTCTTATGCAGGTAGCTGCCAAGGTCATAGGAGAAGCTCAAGCACTGATTATATTCCCTATCATTCCATATACCATCCTTGGAGTTTTTTACATGATATGGTTTTCAGCTGCTTTTCACCTGTTCAGTTCTGGTCAAGTAGTCCAGAATAGCTGCAGCTCAAACTGCTGTGCCTACAATCTTGCATCAAAACAAGTTAACTGTGATCGTTGTTGCGGTTATAGCATTCATTACACCCCTCATATAGGGATTGCCATCTTTTTCCACTTATTTGGGTGTTACTGGGCTACACAGTTTTTCAAAGCAGCTTCTTCAACTGTTATTGCTGGTTCTGTGGCTTCATATTATTGGGCTTGTGGTGAAACATCAGTAAGTAACTAACCTTGTATGCATAGCTGTTTACAGAAAAGTTTGCTTGTAGGTTTATTTCATAAATCCCGCTTTTAAATTTGTTAGTTGAGTTGCAAGAATGCCAGAATGATCTACATGTCTATATATTGATGTACTGTGGTAAACACGACATTCTTTGTTCAATGCTTAGGCTGGCATATCTTAGGTTTGGCAAACTCttctaattttcttttcatttgtagATCTTGTAGAGGTTGAAAACATGTTTCTCTCAGACTGAAATTCGAATCTTACTGTTTTAGCCCCTGATATAGTGGGCATTTTGCCATGGTTATGGCCAACTGTCGGGCATATCTCGTTACATACTATTGAACACTTGCAATATCGATCTTAGACTAAAGTCAGTGTCTCCTGACACATTTGTTGTACACTAAATTCTGGTGGGGGTGGCTCTCTTCCCCTTACATGGGTATTATCTGCTGGATTCTGAATTAAGAATATTGTGATCTTATCTTAGTAGCTTCCAAACCAAATGACGCAAGATTTTATTTTCGAGGAATCTTTATCTTTATGTgcaattttcatcttgatcatTAACTTATTTAATGCAGGGTGATATTCCATTTCTTCCGGTTTTTTCCTCTCTGAAACGTCTGATGCGCTATAGCCTTGGGTCGGTTGCTCTTGGCTCCTTGATTGTATCGTTTGTGGAATCAATAAGGTTTATGCTCGAGTCAATTCGTCGCCGATTGAAAGTTTCTGGTACCACGCCTAATAACTGGTTCGGAAAGGCTGCCTTCCATACTGCCAGGTTTTCCCTGAGCTGTATTGAGTGGACAATCAAGTCAGTTAATCGCAATGCCTACATTATGGTAATTCCAACATAACTAGTTTGATCACTTTGTCTAAATGTTCAGCTGTTTATAttcaatttcatttctttGTATGATAAATTCACATAGGGGAATTGATTTGTTAGTACGACCAGTTTTCTGTCTGACTGGCATGCTAAAAGTGGTTCCCATATTACTAAGAAAATTGGCTCCTGAAAAATATACCACCAATAAGTTTTAACCTTACTGCTTTGGGTATGCAATACTTGGATAGTTTTGTGAGTTGCTTTCCTTCTTGGTGCTCATATGGGTTAACTATGGGACTGGTGACTTGTAGTGAGAGCATTAGACTAGAGTAAAACGTCTGAGAAGTTTCAAAGAATAGAAAGGGAGTGGGCACTAAGTTGCAAGTTTACTTGTTTTTGTTATGACTTAGAATGCTGCGTGTGCAAAACAGTACAATGACTTAGAATGGGTTGCGGTGGAGCCGGAATGTATCAGTAATTGAATACATTTTATACCCTCAGTCTTTAAAGTAAAGCCTGTATCTGGGTTAATAAAAACAAGTTTGTTACTCTTGCAGATTGCTATAACAGGTAAAAGCTTCTGCAAGTCTTCTGCAGTTGCTACAGATCTGATCATCAGTAACATCCTTCGGATAGGGAGGGTGAACGTGATTGGAGACATGATACTATTCCTTGGCAAATTGTGCGTCAGCCTATTTACTGCCCTCTTTGCTTTTCTTATGTTGGATACCCACAGATACAAATCTGCGCATAACAAGATCTCTTCTCCACTATTTCCAGTGTTGGTATGTTAAAATTTAAAGAAATGAATTTTAGTAACAATGATGATTTATTTGGATGAAAGTTACTTATTTGAATCTGCTGTTATATGTTCATGCAGGTCTGCTGGGGCCTTGGTTATGTGGTTGCTacacttttcttttctgtgGTGGAGATGTCAATCGATACCATCATTCTTTCGTTCTGCCAGGATTCCGAAGAGCACCAAGGGACTGCCCAGTATGCTCCTCCACTTCTCATTGAAACTCTAAATGACCAAAATGAGATGCAGAGACTTACACAAGGACCCGACGACATACCCTAGAATATGCATTTTCATCCCAGTCATAGTAGCTTAAATCAATATTTAGAAGCCTCTTTCTTGAGAATTTCTAGTCCTGCCTCCCAGAATCTCCCTTGCCCTATCcttgaaattttgtttttacctGTATATGTTCAAGTGTTGGGCTTGACCAATTGGGAAAAAATTGCCTCAATGGCAGATTTGAATGATAATCTGATATGAAAATGCTCTCTCCAATTGATGGAATGGAAATGAATTAGAATTTTGTTGGGTCTTGAGCAAGCTTCTGTTTAAAGTAATTCCTAAACGATCATTGGAGTGGTAAGGCATTTGATGAAATGGAATGAATTGAAATGAAGGGTTCCTAAAAGGGCTAAAACCCTACAGCTTTACCATCTTACTCTTCATTTGCGACTACAACTCATCGGTTTCTCAACGCATGCAACTTGAGCTCATTGGACTTGAAAGACATGTCTCTGTAAATTTCTTCAGTTCAACGCAACTAGAGACTGATTGCATGCCCGCCGCGGGTTCTAAGTTCTAACAGAGGCGGGAGACTGACTCGTTGGAGGTAGGTGGTGTTTTGGAGAATTGCAATATCCTTTGGATGTAATAATAATCCCATAGATAGGACCTAAATccatttcaaaaaaagaaaatggacTAGTTTGGAatctctcattctcttcaCAGTTTCAAAATGTAGCTCAAGTATGGCTGAAGCCTGAAGCTGAGAACATAAAACTGTTTTTCAGCTCTGCAAAAGCTAGGATTCTTAATACCTTGCTTGAATTTCATCTTTCAAGAATTCTACATCTTcctacaaaagaaaatttccTTTTACAGCCCAAATGAAGGTGATTTCTGAATTCTTTCAATCGACTTTTTTGAGAAGCTCAAGCGTTTCGGGTCAATGGCATCCACCGAGATCAATATTATCTGTCCGTTCTCCTCCTCGGTGCATTTGATGGATTCCTTCTCCAGCTGCTTGATAATCTGCAAGTACACTACCATTTCAAAACATGGTTTGAAATCATATATACTGGTGGATCGGTCATCAAGCTACTTCAAGTTCAACATATAAACTTGGCTAGTCTTTCGGTCTCTGCAACGTAAATTTCAAGTTCTTAGTTATCAATGGCAAACAGTTGCTGTCTAACTCGGATAAACTTGTGGCGAATACTAGAGTATTTGTAATATCtcggaaatttataattattttctaattattgttatgagatatttaaattggtggtgatccgATTATAGAGTACgaggaagaaaataaaagtgtCTAATTGATTTATACACAGAAACGTTACCGTGACGGGTTAAtagttgactttttatccaGGAATCTAAGAAAACTTCATtaatgaaagtcgtagagttcgtcaatacgaattcgtgcACACGTTGCACgtctaaatcggagttcgtatgaagagttacgaatcaaaaggatttggacatttttggaaaatagtataaatatgggaattaaagagaaaaagagagagaaaaatcagaaattcggatcggTACAGTTCATGGGTATTGTTCACCCACACCCCCCCCCCCGAAAAACCCAGATTTCTCTCTCCCGAGCGgccgactttgggccgccggatctccgccgtccggccaccattGAGCGGCTCACCGATCCCATTTGAAAAGGTTGCTGCATCCTCTGTCGATTGATGGCAGcgccacccgccatctcgcTGCCGTTTGGGAGCGGTGAAGTCCATAAGTTCCCCCGAACGTgcatatttcgccgaacttcacCTCATCGGATCttcctcctccggccaccaattGGTGAGTTTCTTATCctattttgaaggtctcattCCATACTATAAACTCTCTAAAATATTTAACCCAAATCGttttgtgctaggagaatcgaagaaaagaaatcatagGTTTTAAAATGGgggttttcggtttttattaaattgaagtgtttaggctcggaaTTGGACTTTatggtgaactagaaagttgttaggaatgttatttagattgtggtggtgaaatttggtggtcattggtggtggtcaGAAAACGGTGGCGGCGCATGAACAGTgtctgtgaacaatgtttagtGAAACAGTAAACACgaacagtgttttatgaacaacatttagctgtaatGAAATCCTCACCTAATATTTTACGTAttgttttctaagcattttatcatacTATTAGGTAACCGATGAAACGAGGGAGGGAATCGCTTTTAGTATCgcggaagttgcacgcaggaaagaagatgagtaaacctcacaatgatcatcatgatcgaagtagtgttataattattgaatttagtttgagttgttaacatagtcgttccatcactagcttatacaaattattctaaaaatatgttttggtttaagttaCGTGAatttgatcgtctacggttccatggagtcttgttaaaacgtgtttTTTGGTCTTCGGATGTGTTGGCAGTAATCAGAACCAAACTTTGGCTGAGTGTcagttacgatcagttagagctctagtctatctgccggtgtattgcatgaggggtaacagatgggttgtctgggtctcatgagtatccatatttttgtgtgatattaggtaacatatgggttgcccagtatctgtcggcgtactgcatgaggggtaacatatcagtacctgggtctcatgagtacctgtattataaatgtaatttgggtaaacatatgggttgcccaatgtctcatgagtacacatattttcagataatattggacaaccagatgggtcgtccggTGTTTTATGAGTACATCTATTTTTAAAGGTCATCagttgttttcttttgtttgcaATGTGTgctatactgttggtttactcatacgagctgcaaagtttaccgggtttgtgtttacaatcctgatgcacctattcgatggtgtaggggatagttctgcagatGTGGATTAGCATAATTGGAGGGCTTACTCTAAAGATTGTCGAAgtttatttcttctatttgtggtgagcaTTGAGAGAACATTATATTTCTATTGGTTATGATAcatgaattataaactggttatgtattaattAAGTTGATTGAGTCATACTATGAATTCAGttagtttcgatacactattattataagatgatttcaatatatttagattattttagagttttcatagtttcgatttcgagttttatcattcgaaatttcgggacggTGACAATATTAATCCttataaaatagaaatttatatacgGGGGAAAGAAAATTGCTGGAAATCGAAATATGATCGTGTTTAATTAGTGGAGTGTAAACTAAAGAAGGGGAAGAGGAGTTCAGGTACAAGAAACATATTTATAGCAGACGAAGACTCTAGACACAATATCTCCTTGAAACCAGATAGATCCTCTCTGGATAGGAACTGGAGATCCAATTTTACCACCATTCCCCAGGTTGCAATAATGTGCTGCAGTTTTATTCCTACAAGGACTAACTGCACGTACATTTCTTCCGTTTTTCTTCTAGAAAATTAATCTCACTGGGGTCTTTACGACATATATACATAGGTGTAATGGGACAGGCTGTCTACAATGTTACATAATCTCCCTGGACCATGGTGGTGTGATGTTGTAATACCACAAAGTGTTGTACATATATAACAACTCAGACCCAACAGCAACAAAATATCTATCATTGTTTTGTTAGACTAGACTCACAAGAGGCCTGTTCTGAAGCACATAGTTTCAGTCATTATCTCCTAATTGTCAACAGTGGGGCATATTAAAAGAAAAGGTTATTAGATAATGCTGatgaaaatcatatatataacagCCCTTTGTGAAATGTTCTGCGATACTAATAGCATTCGACCATTCGATCAAACACAAAACACAccaaacataaacaagaagATAACATTATATATCCAACTACAACAACATATCAAAGTTCTTATCCAGCAACACGAGTTATTCACCCAACACTATAAGTCACACTAATAAAAGCTCCCCCGAATCCTCCAAACATGTTGTGACATGATCAGATCGAGCTGCCATCACCACTTCATGGGGAAAAAACTAGTCGAGTGGTCTTCCATACATTTGCAATGTTCACAATACTGGTGACCATCATTAGTTACCTTAGGGAAATCTTCAGTCAAGTGGTCACGTGCGGTCTCACAGCATTCACAAAATATTACTGTCTCGCAAGATTTGCTGCAATTATCTGTTGAGTGACCCAGCTCCTCACAGctaaaacaaaatttgttATCCCCCTTCAATAACTCAGGACAGTCCTGAGTCCAGTGCTCACTGCCATCACACTTGCGACAAATCAAACATTCTCTAGAACCAGGCTCTCTCTTTGGTGAACCGCCAATCTCCTCGGGGTAAACATCAGTCCAATGCTCACCCTCAAGACCACAAATTTCACAAATAAGATCTTTCTTCTTAGAAGGGTCAAATGGGATGTATTCTAGGTCCGGGCACCTCCAAGTGAAGTGGTCATCACTCTTCTTACAGAATTCGTAGTACTGAATCATCTTCACCCATTTATAACTTTGTCTTCCATAAGTTCCCGATCTGTAACAAAATGTATGCAAAAAAATTACTAGTGGTTGCTACTACAAATTAATCAAGTGTGTAAAAATTATAGTAAAACGTAttaaccatatatataaattactaGTAGAAACAATAGCAGTTCAATTCGCAGAAACATACAAGGATCATTAGGGCACTGAAAACTGAAGTGGCCATTCTTCCCTGCGCCCCCACAATCGTAACAGTGCTTAGTGACCAAATCACTCTTCGTAACCAGTACAATTTTGCATCCTTTCCCTTTTTCCTTATCATTAGGATCGTAAGCAGTCAGAAGTCGAACTGATCAGTTCGTTTTTCAATTATGGTGCCGATTACAAAATTGAACCATCGCACAAACATGAAATtcgaaatgaaaacaaaaccaaaagcaGTTATATATGTGCTTACGCGTGAGCGGGACGTTATAGCGAACTGTGAGCTCCTCCATCATATAGAACACACAGTTCTCTGGAACCTCAGTGGCCCACTTAGGGAGCTGCATTTAGAGGATCTTCTCCATAACCGGCTCAAGTTCATCGGAGTGGGAGAGCGTCGACTTCTTTGGATCTGGCTCCTCACCGGCGTTTAGGGGTGGGCATTTCGGCTCAAAAGCCCGAAAACCCGAACCGATCGGACCGAAAAAGACCGAAATTCACATAACCGGGTCGGCTCGGTTTCTGATTTTCCTCGACCCGAAAGCCTGAATTAATTTGAATGTTAAATAATGTGCCACATGTCATGCTCCTATTGGTCCATGTATttactataaaaaaaaaccctaacaCTAAGTTGAACCCTCTCGCAGTCTCGCCTCACTCCTTCTCTGCCTCTCTTCGTCTCTCAGTCTCTCCATCAATCCCTTTCTAGCTCTCTTCGACTCAGTCCCTCTCTTCATCTCAGTCCCTCTCTCATTCGGATTCGGTAAATGCGACATAGTgattcaatttaaatttcgATATGGTCTAGCGTTCCGCACTTCTGCTTATTTTAGATTTTCGTATTGTTGCGGGTTCTTGGGTTAGTTCAAATTAAAATGTCTTTGAGTTCTTTGGTTAATTGTTAAACTGCATATTTCGGCCCGAATGAGCCTAAAATTCTGACCGAACATACATGTTCAATTTTGAGCCAGTTCCAGCATGCTCATGTGCCCAATCCGATCTGAACCGAGTAGCTCAGATTTTAGGTCGGTTTCCGTTAATTTTGAGACCGGACTGACATGTGCTCACCCCTACCCACGTTCATGGCTTAGCGTTTCATGGTTTGTTTTTGGAAGTGGACAATGTGAAAGTTGGTATAGTCTGGAATGAGCCCAAGCTCGGAGAGCCtaagctctttttttttacgtGTCAAATGGTGATAAGATGATATCACTGGGTCCTAGCAATGTCCGTTAAATGGTCCGCCGTTAAAAAAAGAATTCAGCTTAGTCACGTGCACGGTAAGTTTTTATCACCATCTTCTCCAAAATCAATCTGACCTAAGCCTCCACAGTCCAATACATTCTGTCAACAAACTCCAAATCAAATTAGATCACGTACTGCCTCCAAACTGTCGAAGCAACCAGACTAACCTTGGAGACAACTCCTCCACCTTCTGGAATTCATTTTTACAGGATGGAATTCAACCCCTACAATGCTTAACTCAATTCCACAGGGTAGGCTtcatttgttttcaaattGTTCGTTTTTCGTATGCGGAGAACCAAAGCCAGTAAAACTGTAAAACCCATAATCCCCCAGCTTCTTCAATTCTCAACAAAACTGAAATGAATCATACATCGAGGTAGAACTCACCAAGTGGATCAAATTTAATTATGGAGTCGACTTCAACCGTCGGAGGTAAATGCATTACAAGGACAGGAAACACgtccttttcttctttgttattGTCCCTCTTGGCTGGTCTTCTCAAAAACCTAACACCACAAAGAGAACAAGGAAAGCAAGCCGAACCCTGCACTACCAATAAACCGCCATGAATTGGCCGAAATCGCAAAACCCAATCGAAACTGCCACCACCTTCTATACTTCGATCCTCTTTGTCCAGAGATCCTCGTCGAAAGATAATACCACAGAGGCGTTCGCGACACCAAGATGAAGCCATTGATGCTGGCCCAACGTCCATTCAAGACAAGAATTGGAGCTCCACAAGCTCGGTTGCCATGGCCGCAAAGCAACTCGAGACCGAGAGGATAGTCTGTGGTATACAGTAAATGGATACAAAGTACAAAATACGTTTCAATGTTTGACCCAAGAAACCCACGTGAAACTAATAGTAACAGACGTAATTCATTTTCACCATAATAAAGACAAATCAGACGCAGTCTATAAAATTTGGTTGGGCTCTCGGAGGTTGGGCGAATAGCAGACTTTTCCGTGTAAGTTCTACAAAATATACTTTATATAGGCCCAAGGCTTCACGTGTCAACATATTTATAATAAGCCAATAATAAAGCCCTTTTTTCCAGGTGAATGGCGCTTCAGTCAGTTTGATACTCGAGCTCGAAACTCCACGATGTGATAACCATTAACCAGCGGATGTTATCCGGCGGCTTTGGTTCATGGCTTGAGGGAAAGCTCAATTAGGGTTTGGCGCTGTGGCCATGGGGGCTTCCACCTTTATTTCGTAATTTTTATATGCCCCTGGACAATAatgtgaattttgtttttttgaatAATGTGAAAGTTCTAGAAGCGTCCAATACCTTTCCTCTGGGGAAGTGAAAGTGAGCAACTCTTGTCCGTAGATTGAACAGTATAAATACTGTACTGTGATCACTGATCAATATACGAGTAAACGAAACGAGAATCGAAAAGTTTATGAAATAAAAGTTTCGGTCCAAATTTATAAGCAACAACGGATATcagtaaaaaataatttagggGTAAAAGTTGTAAAATCAATTATGAAATGACGATGTTAAGAAAATGTTGGAGAGATTATTGATATTCTAGACTTCGATCACGGGTGCCATTTGAGTTTTCTTTATAACCCCATCAGATTGATGCCGAGTAAAATTTATCAAATACCTCAATCTTCAGTACATTTTGAAGATAAGCCACCTGCCAGCTTGGTCATTTTTGCAACTTTTCTATATCACagtactcttttttttttttggtaaaccTATATCACAGTACTCTAATACTCTGTAACTGAACTAATTCACAACAACGATCAGTAGTAAGTGTTTTGACAAAGTGACAACTAGTAAACTCTATGACATCACATGTTCTACTCTATTTTCAGCAATATCATGTAACACTTCACCATTCAGTAGGGTATTTTATGGCCTGTAAACCTCATCAGTATCTTTCGAATTGCATGCAGGAGGGAGTAAACTCCACACTTCTTTTTCCTAgtattcttcatcatcatcattccaTTGCTACTTCATTGATGCAGATCTTGGAACAGTTTCTGGTTGAGAATTCACAATTGATGAAGAAACAGA encodes:
- the LOC126786630 gene encoding choline transporter protein 1, coding for MRGPLGAVIGRYPSSDGSDQMGSIIRHNRKCRDLVFLVIFIAFWVAMIVNSSFGFNQGNPLRLTYGLDYKGNVCGDKHAHPGLQELELKYWLNPNQVYLSGLKDNQFKLEDARSICLLDCPTPSDDTLNWVCDYPDGDIRLSTNDWIERNYDYFEFLTPEMRNASLQLQGPCYPVIFPSVNVYWTCQFIARPSNSSLKHWQQMGGVNINEDIVIDKSIHKSINSRSAVLKRYMADIGKSWPVLLVCGGILPLALSVIWLLLIRYFVAAMPWITVVLFNILIISVTMFYYLKAGWIGNDAISPIIGEHDPYIRIIGRELHHLRAVAVLMTFIMVVSVLTSIAIVRRILMATSVLKATAKVIGEAQALIIFPIIPYTILGVFYMIWFSAAFHLFSSGQVVQNSCSSNCCAYNLASKQVNCDRCCGYSIHYTPHIGIAIFFHLFGCYWATQFFKAASSTVIAGSVASYYWACGETSGDIPFLPVFSSLKRLMRYSLGSVALGSLIVSFVESIRFMLESIRRRLKVSGTTPNNWFGKAAFHTARFSLSCIEWTIKSVNRNAYIMIAITGKSFCKSSAVATDLIISNILRIGRVNVIGDMILFLGKLCVSLFTALFAFLMLDTHRYKSAHNKISSPLFPVLVCWGLGYVVATLFFSVVEMSIDTIILSFCQDSEEHQGTAQYAPPLLIETLNDQNEMQRLTQGPDDIP